One stretch of Dissulfurimicrobium hydrothermale DNA includes these proteins:
- a CDS encoding ExeA family protein, which yields MKFAIERGEGFMVLVGPAGTGKTLTLRLILEGLHPDKLPVVVVSPAVNPPGLLRLILDEMGHPYDGGSDDLALLLKHFQSAVLDLASKGKDLLIVVDEAQNLPVDTLEQLRLLSNIETDRRKLLQILLIGQPELDSILYDPRLGQLVQRIVVREELRPFTREEMGDYIGFRLAKAGRADIRLDSGALSRLYAASQGVPRLINKIMDRALLMASSHGRLTIGPKDINAACETMPIPRAIRPSSSWGSGKKVVFLTSGVFLLIFIAWAAFLFFGGLRP from the coding sequence TTGAAATTTGCTATAGAAAGGGGCGAGGGTTTTATGGTACTGGTAGGTCCTGCCGGTACCGGTAAAACCTTGACCTTGCGGCTGATTCTTGAGGGGCTGCATCCTGACAAGCTGCCCGTCGTGGTGGTGAGTCCTGCAGTGAATCCCCCAGGCCTGTTAAGGCTCATTTTGGATGAAATGGGGCATCCATATGACGGGGGATCAGATGATCTGGCTTTGTTGCTAAAGCATTTTCAGTCGGCGGTCCTTGATCTTGCCTCAAAGGGAAAGGATCTCCTCATCGTGGTGGATGAGGCCCAAAACCTGCCGGTTGATACGCTTGAACAGCTGCGCTTGCTGTCAAATATAGAGACTGACAGGCGAAAGCTCTTGCAGATACTCCTGATCGGACAGCCTGAGCTGGATTCGATCCTTTATGATCCGAGACTTGGGCAACTCGTTCAGAGGATCGTGGTAAGGGAAGAGCTCAGGCCTTTTACCAGAGAGGAGATGGGGGATTACATAGGTTTCAGGCTTGCAAAGGCCGGGAGGGCCGATATAAGGCTTGATTCAGGGGCACTTTCGCGCCTCTATGCGGCGAGTCAGGGTGTCCCGCGCCTGATAAACAAGATCATGGACAGGGCCCTTCTTATGGCAAGTTCCCACGGCAGGCTTACCATAGGGCCCAAGGACATAAACGCGGCGTGCGAGACAATGCCTATTCCAAGGGCGATCCGACCTAGTTCCAGCTGGGGATCGGGCAAGAAGGTCGTATTTCTGACGTCTGGCGTCTTTCTGCTGATATTTATCGCATGGGCTGCTTTTTTGTTTTTTGGGGGTTTAAGGCCGTGA
- the epmA gene encoding EF-P lysine aminoacylase EpmA, translating to MTPARANMSSGSRNNGRVARHERLKIRSKIISAIRSWLEGEGFLEVHTPILVNTLAPEPYIETFRTTDVHGSGSMYLIPSPELNLKRLLSEGLNRIYQLGPVFRRGERGDRHLPEFTMLEWYRTDADYKDLMADCEAILQTTAKAIGLDGEGVVYGRNVIDIRPPFTRLTVEDAFIRYAGWCPGPWPDPNRFNEDMATKIEPGLPKDRPIFLMDYPASCAAMARPKPSNPSVAERVELYIGGIELANGFSELTDRYELEERFREWTIARKRLGFRDYPWPQRFISCLDSLKPCAGMSLGVDRLVMLLTNTSRIDDVIAFTPEVS from the coding sequence TTGACACCCGCACGGGCCAATATGTCGAGCGGGTCAAGAAATAACGGACGAGTAGCCAGACACGAAAGGCTCAAGATCCGTTCAAAGATTATATCGGCCATACGCTCATGGCTTGAAGGAGAAGGGTTTCTGGAGGTGCACACCCCAATCCTTGTAAATACACTCGCCCCTGAACCGTATATCGAGACATTTCGGACGACCGACGTCCATGGCAGCGGATCCATGTACCTCATTCCATCCCCTGAGTTGAATCTCAAGCGCCTTTTGAGCGAAGGACTAAACCGCATCTATCAGCTTGGACCTGTCTTCCGAAGGGGCGAGCGCGGAGACAGGCACCTACCGGAATTTACTATGCTTGAATGGTACAGGACAGACGCTGATTACAAAGATCTCATGGCTGACTGCGAAGCCATATTACAGACTACAGCCAAGGCAATCGGTCTGGACGGAGAAGGGGTTGTTTACGGACGAAATGTCATAGACATAAGGCCGCCTTTCACCCGCCTTACCGTTGAAGACGCCTTCATAAGATATGCAGGTTGGTGTCCAGGCCCATGGCCTGATCCGAACAGATTTAATGAAGACATGGCGACAAAGATCGAGCCCGGCCTTCCTAAAGACAGACCTATCTTTCTTATGGACTATCCAGCTTCGTGTGCTGCAATGGCAAGACCTAAACCCAGCAATCCATCTGTTGCAGAGAGGGTTGAGCTCTATATAGGCGGGATTGAACTTGCGAACGGCTTTTCGGAACTAACAGACAGATACGAATTGGAAGAGAGGTTCAGAGAGTGGACGATAGCAAGAAAAAGACTTGGTTTTAGAGATTATCCATGGCCGCAAAGGTTTATTTCCTGTCTCGACAGTCTTAAACCATGCGCAGGGATGTCTCTTGGAGTGGACAGACTTGTGATGCTGCTTACCAATACATCAAGGATCGATGACGTCATCGCCTTCACACCGGAAGTTTCATAA
- a CDS encoding GspE/PulE family protein, whose amino-acid sequence MAGTAPQIGKLLKDAGLVTDAQIQFAVAEQKATGEKLGECLIRLGIVSDSDIARALAEQSGLSFIDLRAFTPDPAVLSRLPAQTAKQNLILPLFIKDNNLHIAVSDPYVSTYAEIIFRLTGFPAVVHIGGRDELKKLVERFYYLLEHPVEEAIETIVTRARLNPNADIDIARLLDMLFSAAISVRATDVHITPSSISTRVMFRVDGMMTSAYVFPAVFHNRLVTNIKVRAGMDIAEQRKPQDGRMSFEFLGDVFDIRVSSLRTNFGENMVLRILPSRGGQTLGLADLGFEPGQLAVVRQLFSYPCGMIFLVGPTGSGKTTSLYAALKVQDVISKNILTVEDPIEYEFMMIRQTQVNEKAGYDFASAIRTFLRQDPDVMLIGEIRDEETAIFAVRAALTGHLVLSTLHANSAMGALARLGDLGITPFLLANSLVGIISQRLVRRLCPYCKEAYVPPSDILNRYGLPPTGGSYFRPGGCKQCRGTGYLGRTVIAEILPFSKDILRLVADGASLGKIEDQARKEGFNDLMHAALVKVKNGETSFDEIERVVG is encoded by the coding sequence ATGGCGGGCACTGCCCCACAGATCGGAAAACTCCTTAAAGACGCAGGTCTAGTGACCGACGCACAGATACAGTTTGCCGTAGCTGAACAGAAGGCGACTGGCGAGAAACTAGGCGAGTGCTTGATAAGGCTCGGCATTGTGAGCGACTCCGATATAGCAAGGGCCTTAGCCGAGCAGAGCGGTCTGTCTTTTATCGATCTCAGGGCGTTTACACCCGATCCGGCCGTGCTCTCGCGCCTTCCGGCCCAAACGGCCAAGCAGAACCTCATACTGCCACTTTTTATCAAAGACAATAATCTGCATATCGCCGTCAGCGACCCCTATGTCTCTACATATGCAGAGATCATCTTTAGGCTTACCGGGTTTCCGGCGGTTGTTCATATAGGCGGAAGGGACGAACTGAAGAAACTTGTTGAACGTTTTTATTATCTCTTGGAGCATCCTGTAGAGGAGGCTATAGAGACCATTGTTACAAGGGCAAGGCTTAATCCAAACGCCGATATAGATATTGCAAGGCTCCTTGACATGCTCTTTTCCGCAGCGATAAGTGTAAGGGCCACAGATGTGCATATAACGCCAAGCAGTATATCTACGCGTGTGATGTTTAGGGTGGATGGCATGATGACATCCGCCTATGTGTTTCCGGCTGTTTTCCACAATAGGCTTGTGACGAACATAAAGGTAAGGGCCGGGATGGATATTGCTGAACAGCGAAAGCCGCAGGACGGCCGTATGTCGTTTGAATTCCTAGGGGACGTCTTTGATATCAGGGTCTCATCGCTTAGGACCAATTTCGGTGAGAACATGGTGCTCCGCATTTTGCCTTCAAGGGGTGGGCAGACCCTTGGTCTTGCCGATCTCGGATTCGAGCCTGGGCAGTTGGCCGTTGTGAGGCAGCTATTTTCTTATCCTTGCGGCATGATATTCTTGGTAGGACCTACCGGGAGTGGAAAGACCACAAGCCTCTATGCGGCGCTCAAGGTGCAGGATGTCATAAGCAAAAACATACTTACAGTTGAAGACCCTATAGAGTATGAATTCATGATGATCAGGCAGACGCAGGTAAACGAAAAGGCTGGTTATGATTTTGCCTCTGCAATCCGCACATTTCTCCGTCAAGACCCCGACGTCATGCTGATAGGCGAGATAAGGGACGAAGAGACCGCTATATTTGCGGTCAGGGCGGCGCTTACAGGTCATCTTGTCCTCTCCACCCTGCATGCCAACAGCGCCATGGGTGCGCTCGCAAGACTCGGCGATCTCGGCATCACTCCTTTTCTGCTGGCAAATTCCCTTGTAGGCATAATCTCTCAGCGTTTGGTAAGGAGGCTGTGCCCTTACTGTAAAGAGGCCTATGTGCCGCCATCTGATATATTGAACCGGTACGGCCTTCCTCCAACTGGAGGGAGTTATTTCAGGCCTGGCGGGTGCAAACAGTGCAGAGGGACCGGTTATCTTGGCAGGACGGTGATTGCCGAGATACTGCCATTTAGTAAGGATATATTGAGGCTGGTGGCAGACGGCGCATCCTTGGGGAAAATAGAGGATCAGGCCAGAAAAGAGGGTTTCAATGATTTGATGCACGCGGCGCTCGTAAAGGTGAAAAATGGGGAGACTAGTTTTGACGAGATAGAGAGGGTGGTGGGTTGA
- the leuS gene encoding leucine--tRNA ligase, giving the protein MEFKYAFEEIERRWQEEWEIKRLFRTPDHDPRPRYYCLEMFPYPSGRIHMGHVRNYTIGDVIARYKRMQGFNVLHPMGWDAFGLPAENAAIKHGIHPANWTYENIDYMRRQLKRLGLSYDWSREIATCDPRYYRWEQLFFLEMFERGLVYRKKSKVNWCDGCQTVLANEQVEDGSCWRCGSQVVEKELEGWFFKITAYAEELLKDCNKLAGWPEKVLTMQRNWIGRSEGVEIRFVIDGLDKEVVVFTTRPDTIFGVTFLSISPEHPLALELAAGKEGHVSAFIERWSRMPPKERRELKEKDGVFTGAFALHPLTGERVPVYVANFVLMEYGTGAVMAVPAHDQRDFEFAGKYGLPIKVVIQPGSLSLKPDLMVEAWEGGGRLVNSGQFDGMESDEAKGAIIRHLEKRGVGRRKVTYRLRDWGISRQRYWGAPIPIVYCERCGVVPVPTDELPVRLPLDAQINPQGRSPLAEMESFYKTRCPRCSGEARRETDTMDTFVESSWYFARYVCPDEDKRPLDRERVDRWLPVDQYIGGVEHAILHLLYSRFFTKALRDLGWLSAGEPFKNLLTQGMVLKEGSKMSKSKGNVVDPDEMIKAYGADTVRLFVLFAAPPEKDLEWSDKGIEGSHRFLKRLWSLVTDNIEALRRTKGDAAAIRMAVADLPQLKKIRQKTHETIARVTEDIERRFHFNTAISAVMELINDVTAYLNRHEADGTADEQSWPVIKEAVEAAIILLSPMTPHISDELWRMIGHEGYVCLESWPRVDEAALRSETISIVVQVNGRLRGNIEVHRNAGDKAIEAAALSDPGVMRHIEGKDIKKVIHVRGRLVNFIVG; this is encoded by the coding sequence ATGGAATTTAAATACGCATTTGAGGAGATCGAAAGGCGGTGGCAGGAAGAGTGGGAGATAAAAAGACTTTTTCGCACGCCCGACCACGATCCAAGGCCGAGATATTATTGCCTTGAGATGTTTCCATATCCATCCGGACGCATACATATGGGTCATGTCCGGAATTATACTATTGGGGATGTGATCGCCCGCTATAAACGCATGCAGGGATTTAACGTCCTTCACCCTATGGGTTGGGACGCCTTCGGGCTGCCTGCTGAGAATGCGGCCATCAAGCATGGGATACATCCTGCCAACTGGACATACGAGAATATCGATTACATGAGACGCCAACTTAAACGTCTCGGTCTCTCTTATGACTGGTCCAGAGAGATCGCCACCTGCGATCCCCGATATTACCGCTGGGAGCAGCTCTTTTTTCTTGAAATGTTCGAACGCGGCCTAGTTTATCGCAAAAAATCAAAAGTCAACTGGTGTGACGGCTGTCAGACCGTCCTTGCCAACGAGCAGGTTGAAGATGGAAGCTGTTGGAGGTGCGGCAGTCAAGTTGTCGAAAAGGAGCTCGAGGGTTGGTTTTTTAAGATAACGGCCTATGCGGAGGAGCTTCTAAAGGATTGCAATAAACTTGCCGGCTGGCCTGAAAAGGTCCTGACAATGCAAAGAAATTGGATCGGAAGGAGTGAGGGTGTCGAGATAAGATTTGTGATTGACGGCCTGGATAAAGAGGTCGTCGTCTTTACCACGAGACCTGACACCATCTTTGGCGTCACCTTCTTGAGTATTTCGCCCGAGCATCCGTTGGCCCTTGAGCTGGCTGCCGGGAAGGAGGGTCACGTATCCGCTTTTATCGAGCGTTGGTCAAGAATGCCGCCCAAGGAACGCAGAGAGCTTAAGGAAAAAGATGGCGTCTTTACCGGTGCCTTTGCGCTTCATCCCTTGACGGGCGAGCGGGTCCCTGTTTATGTTGCAAACTTTGTACTAATGGAATACGGCACGGGCGCTGTCATGGCCGTCCCTGCTCATGATCAGAGGGATTTTGAGTTTGCAGGTAAATACGGTCTTCCGATCAAGGTGGTCATACAGCCTGGCAGCCTGTCGCTTAAGCCTGATTTGATGGTGGAGGCATGGGAGGGTGGTGGCAGACTCGTAAATTCGGGCCAATTCGATGGCATGGAGAGCGATGAGGCAAAGGGTGCTATCATAAGGCACCTTGAGAAGAGGGGAGTCGGGCGGAGGAAGGTGACATACAGACTCAGGGACTGGGGTATTTCAAGGCAGCGCTACTGGGGAGCGCCTATACCGATAGTTTATTGCGAAAGGTGTGGGGTCGTGCCTGTTCCAACGGATGAGCTTCCCGTAAGGCTCCCGCTCGATGCGCAGATTAATCCACAGGGTCGCTCGCCTCTTGCCGAGATGGAGTCGTTTTACAAGACCAGATGCCCGAGGTGCAGCGGTGAGGCTAGGCGCGAGACGGATACTATGGATACATTCGTCGAGTCGTCATGGTATTTTGCCAGGTATGTCTGCCCGGATGAAGACAAGAGACCGCTTGACCGTGAACGCGTGGACAGATGGCTTCCGGTTGACCAGTATATAGGCGGGGTCGAGCATGCCATATTGCATCTTCTCTATTCGAGGTTCTTTACAAAGGCTTTGAGAGATCTCGGCTGGCTTTCGGCGGGCGAGCCGTTTAAAAATCTCCTTACCCAAGGGATGGTCCTCAAAGAAGGATCCAAGATGTCCAAATCCAAGGGAAACGTCGTTGATCCCGATGAGATGATAAAGGCCTATGGGGCTGATACCGTGCGCCTTTTTGTCTTATTCGCCGCGCCGCCTGAGAAGGATCTTGAGTGGAGCGATAAGGGTATAGAGGGCTCACATAGGTTTCTAAAACGCCTTTGGTCTCTTGTGACGGATAATATTGAGGCACTCAGGCGGACAAAGGGCGATGCTGCAGCGATCCGCATGGCGGTCGCCGATCTGCCCCAACTAAAAAAGATCAGACAAAAGACCCACGAGACCATTGCAAGGGTGACAGAGGACATAGAGAGGCGTTTTCACTTCAATACGGCCATAAGCGCCGTAATGGAGCTTATAAATGACGTAACGGCATATCTAAACAGGCATGAAGCCGACGGAACGGCCGATGAACAGTCATGGCCTGTTATAAAAGAAGCTGTAGAGGCCGCCATAATCCTCCTTTCTCCGATGACGCCGCACATAAGTGATGAGCTTTGGCGGATGATCGGCCATGAAGGCTATGTGTGTCTTGAATCATGGCCCAGGGTGGACGAAGCGGCCCTCAGGTCCGAGACCATATCCATAGTCGTCCAGGTAAATGGACGGCTGAGAGGTAACATAGAGGTCCACAGAAACGCAGGAGACAAGGCGATCGAGGCTGCAGCCTTGTCCGATCCTGGCGTCATGAGGCACATTGAGGGCAAGGATATAAAAAAGGTCATACATGTCAGGGGCAGACTCGTAAACTTTATAGTGGGTTGA
- the lptE gene encoding LPS assembly lipoprotein LptE encodes MDFVERCRTALVFCLAVLLPFLVVSLSACGYHRVERSEAIPSWIKTIYIAPFSNHSNELLLGQWVTDALRREFLRGGGLALASKEDADVILEGDIVRVDTAGLSFLTYSQTIERQISAECSLRIIDRKTGQVLWQTTNLRRDEGFLVGQEPMQTEGFKEEALKELSRYMAELIYHRVTDVF; translated from the coding sequence ATGGATTTCGTGGAAAGATGCCGCACGGCCTTAGTATTTTGTCTTGCAGTATTGTTGCCGTTCCTTGTCGTATCCTTGTCTGCTTGCGGCTATCATAGGGTAGAGAGGAGCGAGGCGATCCCTTCCTGGATTAAGACTATATATATAGCGCCATTTTCAAATCACAGTAATGAGCTCCTGCTCGGCCAGTGGGTTACTGATGCATTGAGACGTGAATTTTTGAGAGGCGGCGGGTTGGCCCTTGCCTCCAAAGAAGATGCCGATGTAATATTGGAAGGCGATATAGTTAGGGTAGATACTGCCGGGCTGTCTTTTCTTACATATAGTCAAACTATCGAGAGACAGATAAGCGCTGAATGTTCCCTTAGGATTATAGACAGAAAGACCGGCCAGGTACTCTGGCAGACAACCAATCTGAGGCGCGACGAAGGTTTTTTGGTAGGACAGGAGCCGATGCAGACCGAAGGCTTCAAGGAGGAGGCGTTAAAGGAGCTCAGCCGGTATATGGCTGAGCTCATATATCACAGGGTAACAGACGTATTTTAA
- the rpsT gene encoding 30S ribosomal protein S20 — protein MANHKSALKRMRQNEKRRLRNKARKTRVKNLVKTVENALTTAKPQDIGHIKRQLRVAQKGIDKIASTGAIHWRKAARLISRLTKKTNALEKAAN, from the coding sequence TTGGCAAACCATAAATCAGCCCTTAAGAGGATGCGCCAGAATGAAAAACGCAGGCTTAGAAACAAGGCCAGAAAGACAAGGGTAAAGAACCTTGTAAAAACCGTCGAAAATGCCCTTACTACCGCCAAGCCCCAAGACATAGGGCATATCAAAAGACAACTTAGGGTCGCACAAAAAGGTATAGACAAGATCGCATCCACAGGCGCCATACACTGGAGAAAGGCAGCACGCCTCATATCACGCCTTACCAAAAAGACTAATGCCCTTGAAAAGGCTGCAAATTAG
- the mshL gene encoding pilus (MSHA type) biogenesis protein MshL, with translation MKRKTVSFYCPLIVLIAAFMLIGGCALGPGLEKGQPVAHIVPATQDLSAQPSVANDVANDKDGPIDQAPRFKSLSPLDTQIVTLSFNSEDYKNILQALAMAAGLNLVIDPAVDAILKDNRTLTAEYQERPVRDVLDSVCRALDISWHESEGTIYVTATVQKVFNLDFLASVRQSKFTVGGDVLGGGYGSIGASGSSSGSAGGANNANNVVTPLTGSFELTGQTADKVTDIYKSLEDSLKERIGDGGSFFLNRQTGTLLVKARPRIVDEIGVYLRALRSKYRRQVLIEANLLEVQLTSGHELGVDWSNLEATLSRSPLQTTGAKFIVNSTTTANGLLYGLHLSQRYYDVSTVLHALEQYGNVKTLSNPRLKVMNGQSAVISVGQSVSYLKSLQQNLTSGGTGGGITTSTTTAEISSIFDGVLLGVTPVIEGDGFVTLHIVPIKSDLISLEEREFTGGNRYTFPKVDLREASTVLRVRSGEMVILGGLIQERKEDKGSGVPLLDRLPYVGKAFKYNIESNKRVELVILMQVKII, from the coding sequence ATGAAGAGAAAGACAGTCTCTTTTTATTGCCCGTTGATTGTTTTGATAGCGGCCTTTATGCTTATCGGCGGTTGTGCACTTGGCCCCGGTCTCGAAAAGGGACAACCCGTTGCACATATTGTTCCGGCGACGCAGGATCTTTCCGCCCAGCCGAGCGTCGCTAATGATGTCGCTAATGATAAAGACGGGCCGATCGATCAAGCCCCTAGGTTTAAGTCCCTAAGTCCGCTTGATACGCAGATCGTGACACTTTCCTTTAATTCCGAGGATTACAAAAATATCTTGCAGGCCCTTGCGATGGCGGCCGGGCTTAATCTTGTTATCGATCCAGCTGTTGATGCAATACTCAAGGACAACAGGACGCTTACGGCGGAATACCAAGAGAGGCCTGTCCGTGATGTCTTGGATTCAGTATGCAGGGCGCTGGATATATCGTGGCACGAGTCTGAGGGCACGATCTATGTAACTGCTACGGTTCAAAAGGTATTTAATCTTGATTTTTTGGCCTCTGTGCGTCAGTCAAAATTTACCGTAGGCGGCGATGTCCTTGGCGGAGGTTATGGCAGTATCGGCGCAAGTGGTTCATCAAGCGGTTCGGCAGGGGGTGCCAATAACGCCAATAACGTCGTTACCCCGCTAACCGGAAGTTTTGAACTCACGGGTCAGACAGCTGATAAAGTTACGGATATCTACAAAAGTTTGGAGGACTCGCTTAAGGAGCGGATCGGTGATGGTGGATCTTTCTTTTTAAACCGTCAGACAGGGACGTTGCTTGTAAAGGCGAGACCGAGGATTGTCGACGAGATAGGCGTCTATCTCAGAGCGCTTCGTTCGAAATACAGGCGTCAGGTGCTTATAGAGGCGAATCTCCTAGAGGTGCAGCTTACGTCAGGGCATGAACTAGGCGTTGACTGGAGCAATCTTGAGGCGACGCTGAGCAGGAGTCCGCTCCAGACAACGGGTGCCAAATTCATAGTAAATAGTACTACGACTGCAAATGGCTTGTTGTATGGCCTCCATCTGTCCCAGCGTTATTATGATGTAAGTACGGTGCTCCACGCCCTTGAGCAGTATGGGAATGTCAAGACCCTCTCAAACCCCAGGCTGAAGGTTATGAATGGCCAGTCGGCCGTCATAAGCGTCGGCCAGTCGGTATCATACCTCAAAAGTCTTCAACAGAACCTGACATCTGGCGGCACCGGCGGCGGCATCACTACTTCAACCACTACGGCCGAGATCAGCTCCATCTTCGACGGCGTTCTTTTGGGTGTAACGCCGGTCATAGAAGGTGATGGTTTCGTGACACTTCATATAGTGCCGATAAAGAGCGATCTCATCTCGCTTGAAGAGCGGGAGTTCACCGGCGGGAACCGATATACCTTTCCTAAGGTGGATCTAAGGGAGGCCTCCACCGTACTCCGAGTCAGGTCCGGAGAGATGGTGATTCTTGGCGGGCTTATTCAGGAGCGGAAGGAGGACAAGGGCTCTGGTGTGCCACTGTTAGACCGTCTACCATATGTCGGCAAGGCTTTCAAATACAATATCGAGAGCAATAAACGTGTGGAACTCGTGATCCTTATGCAGGTAAAGATAATTTGA
- a CDS encoding type II secretion system F family protein, translating to MPYFSYEAVDGTGVVVKDEGEFPSIDSLFEVLRGRGLALIKYRRRRLRLKFHFGGWIKRTDLAEFFRNLSLLIRGGIPLRQAIEDLAKSPGNKAFSSVLKDILRRLDQGQLLSEAMDANRRYFSRLLITLVSIGEETGGLDQTLEDAAAHLERVEEIVSNTKRAMIYPSFVIVAMLGAFAFWMIYVLPKILGLFKEMGVKKTPLATIILIKTVEFFNKWWPAAFIPLIAGVIIYLITKRNERVKYLWDLFWSRFPLIGRIIKSSQLAFFFEYLALLTSAGINFVRGLELMEASINHRVIRNGIRGIKAGVMGGRGIFDSFSKTGLFDPFVLRMISVGEQTGNMPDQLVLLAKFYLSKVNKFVETMSKVIEPALIIFAGLIFVVIALGLLGPIYDIISKIQ from the coding sequence ATGCCGTATTTTTCATATGAGGCGGTGGACGGTACAGGCGTCGTCGTAAAGGATGAAGGCGAGTTTCCGTCTATTGACAGCCTTTTTGAGGTGCTTCGCGGCAGGGGTCTTGCCCTGATCAAATACCGGCGCAGGCGCTTAAGACTTAAATTTCATTTCGGCGGCTGGATCAAGCGCACGGATCTCGCCGAATTTTTTAGAAACCTCTCACTCCTCATAAGAGGAGGCATCCCTTTAAGGCAGGCCATCGAAGACTTGGCGAAGAGTCCCGGCAACAAGGCCTTTTCCTCGGTCTTGAAGGATATCCTCAGGAGGCTTGATCAGGGACAGCTCCTCTCCGAGGCGATGGATGCGAACCGCCGTTATTTTTCAAGGCTTCTCATCACGCTTGTAAGTATCGGAGAGGAGACGGGCGGGCTGGATCAGACCCTTGAGGATGCAGCCGCTCATCTGGAGAGGGTGGAGGAGATCGTATCAAATACAAAAAGGGCCATGATATATCCGTCTTTTGTCATTGTGGCTATGTTGGGGGCGTTTGCCTTTTGGATGATCTATGTCCTTCCCAAGATATTGGGTCTCTTTAAGGAGATGGGGGTAAAGAAGACCCCGCTCGCCACGATAATTCTTATAAAGACAGTGGAGTTCTTTAACAAATGGTGGCCTGCGGCATTTATACCGCTGATAGCGGGGGTCATAATTTATTTAATAACCAAGAGAAATGAGAGGGTGAAATACCTTTGGGATCTCTTCTGGTCGCGTTTTCCATTGATAGGAAGGATCATCAAGTCCTCGCAGCTTGCATTTTTTTTTGAGTATCTGGCGCTTCTAACATCGGCCGGCATAAATTTTGTAAGGGGTCTCGAGCTTATGGAGGCTTCTATAAACCATCGGGTGATAAGGAATGGTATAAGGGGGATAAAGGCGGGTGTTATGGGCGGAAGGGGCATCTTCGATTCCTTTTCCAAGACTGGCCTCTTTGATCCGTTTGTATTGCGCATGATCTCGGTAGGTGAGCAGACAGGGAACATGCCGGATCAGCTCGTTCTGTTGGCGAAATTTTACCTTTCCAAGGTAAACAAGTTTGTAGAGACCATGTCGAAGGTGATAGAGCCAGCTTTAATCATTTTTGCCGGTTTGATATTTGTAGTTATAGCCCTTGGACTTTTAGGGCCGATATATGATATAATAAGTAAAATTCAGTGA
- a CDS encoding tetratricopeptide repeat protein — MSRLFDALKELETREGGGHETLHYLAERDDGERHAKRPVWVAPLLVVLFFVAVGLGFIVSINLWWRVGAAGKTAVTGLNNISHGKAANGTDNMAPSAQTQIRRIGRDKVAQSSAVQTVSPSMPSEDLKNKVSMPTAALYGFMATKAGDTACEPYVGQIDHSIQKDARNRVYVSKEEDAVPENGATGVSRQRLPVAHISQPENTTDLIQKSLIQQAEEYRLAGRMEDAVRLYRTIWRKTGDVDVANNLGAALLVLGRTKEAEQVLQEALKKAPADMDIRFNLNLAREKEGENGKVP; from the coding sequence ATGAGCAGACTTTTTGATGCATTGAAGGAACTGGAGACGCGTGAAGGCGGAGGTCATGAGACACTTCACTATCTGGCGGAAAGGGACGATGGCGAAAGGCATGCCAAGAGACCCGTATGGGTAGCCCCACTCCTGGTAGTGTTGTTTTTTGTAGCAGTCGGTCTCGGCTTTATCGTCTCCATTAATCTGTGGTGGAGGGTAGGGGCGGCAGGGAAGACCGCTGTGACAGGTCTAAATAATATATCCCATGGCAAGGCCGCTAATGGCACGGACAATATGGCGCCGTCCGCACAGACCCAGATCCGACGGATCGGTAGGGATAAGGTCGCCCAATCGTCTGCAGTGCAGACTGTCTCACCATCCATGCCCAGCGAAGACTTGAAAAATAAGGTCTCAATGCCAACAGCTGCGTTATATGGTTTTATGGCGACCAAGGCTGGAGATACCGCTTGTGAGCCGTATGTAGGTCAAATAGACCATAGCATCCAAAAGGATGCACGGAACAGGGTTTATGTTTCCAAAGAAGAAGATGCCGTGCCTGAAAATGGCGCAACAGGCGTCTCCCGGCAGCGTTTGCCAGTTGCACACATCTCACAGCCCGAGAATACGACGGACTTGATCCAGAAAAGTCTGATCCAGCAGGCTGAAGAATATAGGCTGGCTGGGCGGATGGAAGATGCGGTTAGGTTGTATAGGACCATCTGGCGTAAAACCGGTGATGTAGATGTGGCCAACAATCTGGGTGCAGCGCTTTTGGTGCTGGGCAGGACGAAAGAGGCGGAACAGGTCCTACAGGAGGCCTTAAAAAAGGCCCCTGCTGATATGGATATAAGATTCAATCTCAATTTGGCCAGAGAAAAAGAAGGGGAGAATGGCAAGGTGCCGTAA